AAAACCTGTAACCTGATGTTTCACTCCAGCCACTGTGCTGTGATTAATAGAGGATGTCAGACTCGTGCCCTGCTGTGATATAGATGGACTACATGACTCAGGTTCTGCAGGAAATCTAACCTGAAAATGCACCAAATAGTTTGCTTAGGTTTCTTTTGTTTGGTATAGTGTTTAAACAAGCAGCCATCTGGTATGCAAAAGTATTCACTCCCAAGTTCTATGAGTAATTGAGGGCATATTGGAAAACAGTCCGGTTAAGACCAGCCTCAGCCAGTTTAATATTGGACTTCTTGGAAGAAGCTGACCTACATCACAGAGTAATCACAAACAGGAGTTCCTATCATAAGGGCTGCTCAACAACTTACTTTAACAAATATTACTTAAATACTAAACTGAGTAGTATTTGTCACTCTAATTTGCCACAGgtcttattattaatataaaactttttttcagtgAGGACCTGATCAAGggtaaaatgatataaaatcagATGAGAGCCAGAATCTTTTTCATGTCAATATGGCTGACTGACATTGTGTTCAAGCTTGGCTGATAACACAAAGGCATCTGAAGCAACTTCTTCTCTATATTCCAAAGCAATTGTGCtcaatacaattttaaaacaacTTCCTACTCATGTTTGCCAATTTTATCCCAATGTTTGACATACCCATTTTCCATTCAGGTGGCCCGTTTTCTAATCTGTGACAGCACCAATAATCTGTGTGGGTGAAGGCATAGTTTATAGTCTGTGAATCATGTCTCTGTGAAATTGCTAACTGCCAAACTAAAATGATGAAACTCCCACCCAATGAGAGCTTAAACTCCAAGTCACAGTCGGTGTAGGGAACAACAGGGCCTTAAATTCAAATCTTAAAACAGTTTTAACCAGATGACTCAAGATGCTGTTATGGACAATGACATGCACAGGAACCTATCAAGAAATTATTAGACCCTGAAAACTGGGTATGAGTGGAAGGCACATATTTTCATTGCTCTGAAACTGGGTCTCCAACTTGGAACAGCATCTACAGTAAAGCTAATAATCCTAGCTTATGGTGGTTATTATTTAAGTCttccattttataaaaatattcttGTAAGGAGTGTTGCTGTAAGAGGTTGTGTTACTGTCCAGAACTCTCCCTGTCATATCAAGTCTGTTTCACGGAGCTGTGTAAGCTCTACATCATGATTGTTTTTGGAAATATGGTCCGCATATTTGTATTTGATTAAAAGGCTCTAATCCTGATTTATCCATTGGAAAATAGTGTTCCATTTCAGAGCAGTGCATGTCTGCAGCTGCTCAGTGACGTTTGGCTCGGCCGCCTGCCTTGTATTTGAGGAGCAAACCCAGAGACGCAAAGCCAAACAAAAAAGTCTGAACAAACCACAGGAGCCGAGTTGATGGACTGTCGATGCCTTTATCACtgcagagagtcagacagacacacaaacaacagtTAGAGTTCCAGTGATGTAAAAGTGCTGTAACACCAGAAGATAATGTGGCACTCTACTGCCTCCATGTggcacacaaagaaaaaaaaaaaaaaaacaagtcacaaAACTCCTTCAGATTTTGAATTCTGATAAATACTCAGTTTGGATAAGTACTCTGttctgttcatcttttgattttagAGTTAAATAGTTAATATTAATAGTTTACCTAGTATACacgatttttatttttaattattaacaatatacactcactgtccactttaacaggaacatcggccaatcatgtggcagcagcgcaatgcataaattcatgcagatacaggtcaagagcttcagctaatgttcatatcaaacctcagaatgggaaaaatgtcatctcagtggcatggctgttggtaccggatgggctggtttgagtatttcagatactgctgctctcctgggattttcacacacaacagtctctagagtttacacagaacagtgtgggaaaaaaaaaaaagcatccagtaAGCTGCAGTTCTGTGTGGGCAGAGACTGTGCCTTTTTGcttagagaggtcagagaaacTGGTTTgcgctgacagaaaggctacgataactcaaataatcaagtgacatttttcaaaccttcagctgtccagttttggtgagcccaTGCCCACTTTAGTCTCAGTTGTTGGAGGTCAGCTGCTTCAGCGACTGACAcgttgtgcattctgacatgcttttctgctcaccatggttgcaaaaaaacttttttctgtTACCATAGCCTCCCTGTctgctcgaaccagtctggccattctcctctgatctctctcatcaataaggtGTTTCTATCCACAGACCTGCTGCTCATTGGATGCTTTTGGTTTTCACATTATTCTGTGAAAAACTCTAGAgaatattgtgtgtgaaaatcccagatcatcagcagtttctgaaatattcaaaccagcctatcTAGTACCAACCACCATGCCACAGTCtcacagtcactgagatcaaatttttccccattctgatgttttatgtgatcattacctgaagctcttaatGACCTGCatgcattacactgctgccacatgattggctgattggataactgcatgaatgagcaggtgtacacgagttcctattaaagtggccagtggtTGTATATAATattgatggcaggtgtgtgtgctcAGGTTACAGGCACAACAATCACTATTCATATTTATACAAACAATTCTTATTGCTTTCATTTCAGAATGACCAAAAAATAAAGTACATGCCCATTTATATAACTACATATGAATatgatctttaaaaaatttgttcatATCAAATGATATGTTCATatcatttacatgtttttttgcctttagcaaaaaaaaaaaaaaaatgtaaatgaatcaaACAGTACATTCATATGCTTCTTAAAATCTACTGAATCAGAATAATATCCGTTAAAACACATAGCAGAGCGTTTTGCATTtgtaattctgattggtcagatggtgttgactAAATTTCTATAATAGCAGTTTTGGCAATAGTGCTGGCTGCCAGGTGAATTACAGGTTTACATTATTAGCGTTACTATGGTAACAATTAACACAGCTATAAGAGGAACAAATCACTTTGGGACATGCGGTTAATTACACCACCTCATTGTTAATataattttcctgtaacagcatgcctcatcatgttttattgcttGCTTAGCCCATACACCTTTATCTTTTAAAACTCCACAGACAGCCAAAACTGCTTTTTCCACATTACCATCATATTTTCAGTACTGCTTACCTGCATACTTTCAGTGCCACCAGAGCTTCACACAGATGGACTGCCCAAGCAAGCCACCATCTGAAACACACCCAAGCATGACACACATAAATCAGTTTTCATAGGCAGAGAGTCTGATAAAGAACAGCATGTGTACAGAAGAGAGACTCACCCCTTGTACATGACACTGTGATATTCTTTGACCAGATACTCTGAGAGAGCACCGAGTGGACCCAAAGTGTCATAAGGGAGTTGCTCTGGCCAAAACACGGcccactgaaaaacacaaaatgtgatATCAGCTACTATCATGCTCTTATTCtcagtgtaaaaatgtaatgcaaGTAAACATAAACAAGTGAGTCCCATTATCGTGTTTAAAGTGTAGTAACTCCAGGAAGTATTATCGGTTAAACGTTTGTAAAAAAAGATGGCTGGTATGAATGGGTCTTTCATAGATGAAAACAcatcaatataaggtttcattcCACCTCAGTGTATTTGCTGCTTACAAATGTCcaattatttagaatttttgtggaaccaaacGCAACAGCACCACCTCCGGTCCtaagaaaacagacagaatggtatgaagaagcgaggctggggctgaaCTCTTTCTAGTGCAGACTGTAGATGCATGGAGCCTGTAAGTGATAGTCATGCCAGGTGATTATATAGATTGAAACACCCCCTAGATTTGATGTATATTTGGCCTGACATTTTTCATCCAGCTTTGCTGATACATCTGTAACACGCCATCAGTTGTGACTGAGAATGCGATGTGAAATACATTTGTGGGTGTAAAGAACATACACATTTTCTGAAGTGCCTTtgaaggagaaactaaaagaaaaagattaaGCACACAAATTACACATAAGGATACACAACAGGAATGGTTTAGTGTTGACTGaaagggttacaacttttctgttgACCATGTTTGGTATTGAGAGGAAACACGGCAAGAAGCCAGTAGAGCATTACAAACTTGAAACActtgaaaaaaatagaaataatgacTGCATCTGGCTATCTGCCtttaagcgtgtgtgtgtgtgtaatacttTGTCCCACTTCATCCTTATTATTACATCAATGAGACCTCGAGATATAACGTATTGCTCAACCTTAATAATTTAATTCTCGAGGTACTgacagatattagattttaaccCTTCCATCTAATATCATTGCCAGGCATCACTGCTGGTTTACATTTAAGCTACAATTTGCTGTTCTGTCTTGTCATATTGTCAGCTATCGCTATTGCAGGGccctaaaaattacaaactactGCTTTAATATCTTTAGACTAGGCCATTTTAGTTTAAATTATAATATGACAAGTCTCAGAAAAGAAATTGGCTGTTTCATGTTAAAGGATGTTTGAggtttttgaattttaaatcaGACATTATTTAACCTGAAATGTTTGCAGTCAACTTGTCATATTACAAGTTAAACTAAAATGGCCTATGATATAGATATTAAAAAAGTAGTTTGTTTTTCTTAGAGCCCTTAACTACTTCCAAGGCAAACTGCAGTTGCTATAAAACATTGACAAGCCTTCTCCTTCTTCCCAACCGGCCCGAATGGGGCCAAACTGAATGGCTCTGTTCAGGATCATGTCTTTCcctgaaaaaatgtaaacaaaagcctGAACTGAACAGACTAGACTGATCCATTATATAGCAGTAATGTGAATCACATGATTTCTCCTACATCATTCCCAACTGTACCTATTCATACAGATATAACcttaaaagagaagaaaaattcaGCAGGTGCAGCCAGAATCTCCTTCCTGAAAACAGTAATCATACAATCACAATCGTTCTGTTTTCAGTCATTAGAAACACTTATCTGGGGACTGTTCCGGAGAGTGTATGAGTGCTCACAGAGGGAAGGAATATTTCAGCACAACACCTGTTGAGACtcagcttggctagttagcgaaCAGCATGATGGCACTGACAGCGGTATTAgtatgaaagttgaagctttggaacttTATCTggttgagcagagtgtacagatggcAAGAGACTCTAGAGcaactccagagactgttgaACTTGAAAACGCccacatcagcattttctgaaatactcaaacagcTCATCCGGCACAAACAACAATGATACGATCAGTGTAACTGATCACAATTGATCCACTTtctgatttttgaagtgaacattatctgaagctcttgccctgcatctgtgtgattttatgcactgcactgctgtcacagAATTGGCTCACTGGATAATTGAATGAATAAGCAGggatacaggtgttcctattaaagtggccagtgagtgtaattgtatgttatatttattaaggcacagaaataaaatgctcCAAGCCCTGACATGCTGGCTGTGATGCTTTTTGTGTAAAAGGGGCTTTATGGTCATGAAAATATTAGGTGAAATTCAATATATGAACCCGTCTAAACCAATGAACTCAACCATTTGTTGTTCTTCCTCCGGATGCTCCCAATAGGGGTTGTCACAGTGGATcactggtccgcatatttgatttggcacattTTCTATGTCGGATGCCCTTcttgacgcaaccctccccaattttatcctgGCTTGGGCCCGATACTGGGAGTGCGCTGTGGTGTGCAGCCCCAGTGGCTggagttggttccctggccaggaatcgagtCTGGGCCGTGGCAGTGAGAGCGCCGCGGCCTAAATACTAATCCTCCAGGGACGACTAAAGAACCCAACCATTTGCTAGCACTTAATTATGGGATGCAGATTCAGTGCCAAGTCAAAGTTGTGCGTTAGGCTAGATGTAAGAGCTGAGATGAGTCGAGACTTTAATATGCTGCAGTGTGACGCACAAGCCCAGTCCTCTCATTGCAGAGCGCCTGCATTTGTGGACTCTTACACATTGCATTCACCACGACGTAAAATGGGCGTTTCTGGAGGTGCTGGGAAAACGCCCCccttccaaaaaataaaaaataaaataaaataagaggtCACCGATCATGCGCAGAATAGTGTTTTTTTGCGCGGAATCTGCATTTCCAATCCCAGGATCAGCTCAGATGGATAATGAAGGAGAAAAGCATACCTGcgtgttcatcttttttttttttttgccacaagtttgctagctaactgtactgaatatttatatttattagctaactaactgtactgaatatttatatttattagctagctaactgtactgaatatttatattttccttctCAAACAGCGAGTATAGtaaatgttacagatttaacaaacgaatgtctgtatgttgactgctcaaaagcaaatacttgtatatacagtataactcatttagaATAAGAAGTGTGATCAGGACAGGTATCTGaagttactgtatataatataaaaggtATTTGACAAGAAACCCATGCGATCAGGACAGATATCTGAAGTTATAACAGTATGAATGTAATCTGACACGAAACCCCTGCGATCAGGACAGATATCTGAAGTTACTCTGTATATAAAAGGTATTTGACACGAAACCCCTGTGATCAGGACAGACATCTGAAGTTACTGTGTATATAAAAGGTATTTGACACGAAACCCCTGTGATCAGGACAGACATCTGAAGTTTCTGTGTATATAAAAGGGGGTGCACtttggcacacacacatacacaccacaacTTCTATTCATCCACTGGCCTGGCTATTATGTCTCTAAAGCTGCCATTCAGGCGTTTTGTGTTCACTGTTAGTCAGACTTCCACACATGAATAATGCAGGACTATGAACCTGCACCACAGCTAGACTTTGCCCTGTAAAGCAAATAaactccttcacacacacactgaatgtgcTGTTTATCTGAAATGTTATAAAACACACCTTATTACTTCATAATATCCAGCAAAGTACACCACGGCCCGAGCTGCCATGTCACAAGCTAAAGCATTACACTCTTATATTTCACATGCTGATGTTAAGATGAGAATACTGATCCAGAGAAATGAATACATCCCATGAGGCAGTGCACTGGCCATGAATGGATGAACTATTTCACAGGCTTTTAGCTTGTATTCCTGTTAATAAAAGTAACTTACTGTGTAGTAACCCATGGACAGAGTTACAGTCACTATCCAGAAGAGGCTGCACCTCCTGAAATACGAGCTGCCATCACTTTTAGCCATTTGTAACCCGGTTAAACCTCCTCCAGTCTAAAGCCTGAAACTCTCTCCGACTGTTTACCAGAAAGAGCTACTGTAATGCAGAGCGGTCTCTTTAGCAGCAACCGGAAACGacactttcaaaataaaagtcccaAATCTGTTACACGTGCGTTGAAGTTTCAGCATTATAGGAGTGAGTTAGTGGGAGTTTGTATTGAAATGCATGCAGGCAGGACTAACTGTAGCACAAAATATAAGGGTCAGTCATCTTCTAATATGCGTGTAAtatatgtgttatgtgtgtttAGATATCAACAGGATCTTAAGTctaatactttatatatatatatatatatatatatatatatatatatatatatatatatatatatatatatatatatagatccACTCATTATTATTCAGTACGGAACAGTCTAATACTGAGGTGTCAAACTCAATGTCTAACGGCCAAATACAGCCTGATGCCTCATTTCATTCGGTCCATGCaatgttacaaaaataatattgaaactGCTTGTAGTACCTACTTCACAAACATGTTAACACTAGACCAGTAATATGTAGAATTTACACCAGACCTGTTGCATAGTGACCACGACACTCCACTGtacatccatcaatccatccattttctgtaccacttaccctacacagggtcacggggagcctggagcctatcccagggtacaaagcaggggacaccctggacggagTGCCAACCCATGACCAGGCACAATTGCGCACACGCACCCATTAACTCagtacggacaatttagagatgccaatcaacCTACATCACATatctttggactgagggaggtaaccagagtacccagaggaaacccctaaagcacagggagaacatgcacaggcCACAGAGGTGGGACTCAAAACCCCAACCCTGGTGGTgcaaggcaaatgtgctaacctcaaagccaccgtgcccccgcTCCACTGTACAAGTCGTATCTAAATGATTAAGAAATGCAGCCGATGTTGCCCTTTTATGTGATTCAATGATTGACTCCAAATCCCCAAATTAGCCAGTGTAGACCTACaaatacactttatggccaatagattgtggacacctgaccatcacacccatatgtactttttGAACATGCCTTTCAGATGAGATTAGGGCCTGCAAAGACCtcctacacaattgtgtgcttccaactatAGTGCAGGTTGAGATGAGAGGCTAAGGACATGTATATTCTTAGGAGATACAAGCTCGTGTCAGTTCTATTTCTCTATTTAAACTATTATAACTATTTAAACTATTTCttaatgattaatattaaaaaatgtagaaaatatatAACAGATATATATTAAAACAGATGTACTGtacctccaaaagtattggaatggtaaggccaattcttttgtttttgctatacactgaagacatttgggtttgagatcaaaagataaatgAGACAgcaaatcagaatttcagctttcatttcctgagagttacatttagatgtgttaaacaacgtGGAGCACGGCCCATTTTGTTTggacccacccatttttcaagtgctcAAAAATTTTGGAATATGTGACTGAccggtgtttcttgttgcccaagTGTGTCGGTTAGATtacttgtttaaataattaatagctctgaatatctacacttggtttgagccctgggtttcaacTATGAAGActgaatttgttttaaaaaaataaaaaataaaaaaaagaagaccaGAGCTGTCTacgggagaaaagcaagccctTCCAAAGCttagaaaagagggaaaaatatccatcagagccattgcacaagcatgaCAAGAAACACCTGTTGGTCACATGTTCCGATAGTTttgcaaataaaatttttacacAAGATTCAGTTGATCTGTCAACTATTATACCAACCTCTTTAGGTCAGTGaatttatcttaaaaaaaattatcagaCACAATTTGCAAGATATAATCTTAAATGTTGAGCTGCATGTTCAATACTCTGCACTTTCTACAAACAAGGAAAAGGGATAAatcaatagattttttttattacaaaacttTCTGTACACTTGCTGTTACATGAAGATTctcaaaaaaagaagaaaataataataaatggaaaagCAAGCAACAACCTTAAAATTCTAACAATAAAGGAACCAGTGTTCATTCTGCTTCTCACACCACTTCATaactataaaacaaacatcTAAAATTGTATCAAACAAAGATTTCAGTGAAAGATTTCACATTTTCTATAGGAGAAAACAGAGTGTAGGAGAAACAGTGTTTGGCTTGAAGAGAACCTTGCACAACTCCATGCCACCAAATGCTAAACTGGGCACTGAATACAAAACTGTGAAAGCCGCAtcaaccaagaacagaaagccatTCCCACAAAAACGCAGATATAAATAAACGTGTACAATACTATTCCAAAATACAGCATTTCTACAAAAAGGCTTAAGGGCAACGTGTGTGAGCTGCAGCATGATCATACTTTGTCATTTGGTAAAATGAGAATTCAGAGTGTCAAAACCAGGTAGCAGGgcggaggaaaaaaaaaaaaaaaaaaaaaaaaaactgtctaaTGTATTGAACCAGTCcaaactgtctcacacactgagGCCTGGTTCAGAGCCAGTAGCTGAAGTAAAACTGGAACTGAGCAAAGAGAGGTGAGGCTGTGATTTTAGCAGGTTTTATCTTGGTAGTTGCTGGTTAAAACAAACAGAGATAAATCCGCTTGCATTGTGAATTCATTGTTTGACGGATTAACAGTCAGCTGAGCCCTTAAGCATAAACAGAGTCACCTGAACCTCTGACAAACTGCATAACAGTTTGATGCTCATTTTCATAGGCTTTAGTGTTATTAAAAGTATACCATCATACAAGTATACTATacttccccccccccccgatAAGGTTCAAACTTCAGAGAGAACCGGACATTCCCATTTCATATCCTCTATTTAATCTCACCTTCTCAGTTCTGAGTGTGGTTAACACTTTCAGTGCCTTACATACGTATACACCCCCCTTGAACTTGTCCAACCCCTAGCTAAgtctatttcagttccaggttttaATAGTACAAAAAAAGTGGAAATCATTAATCTACACAAAAAAGACCACAATATTTTGTTTACCCTGCTTTGGGTGCCTGAGAAAttgtgtatgcagaagagggcagttagtaCTTTCTCCAaaatgtgttatgctgccctgtgatgcggAATGGACAGCAGATTGAAAAGATGCATTAGCTGGCTTCACATCTCAGAGAAAGCAGGTGCTTATCTCCCCCACCCGCTGTTgtgtgatagaggagagctagctggtgggtgggaaacTAGCAAATCACCAAATTGGgggaaatttatttattttataaggaaagaatatggcacatcTCAGTGATCTAAAAGTCAGCGACCAGGTAAGGTGGGCATTagtttgtgtagattcatgacataaaagCCCAATTAGGTCCATTTCTTTTCCAGGCTGAAACGGTCAAGTTggggggtgtgaatacttatgcaaggcactgaaTACTAAGAATGTGCAGTGTTTTCAGCTGGTCTGCTACAGCCTTCAGTAACAGTactacagcacagagacagctgGCCAATGCATAACAGATTATGCCTACAGAATACAGTAAAGGTTGTGAAATCATGAGGGatttttaatcctgttttttttttttttgtacaaacaaCCTTGACCAAAAATTCACTCTTTTTCTCCATTATCatataatcaataaaatatatgtatattacataaatttacaattggtaaatatttttgtataagtaaaatacaaaacatcctttaaaaaaaaaaaaaaaaaaaaaaaaaaaaaaaaaaaaaaaaccacacacacacacacacacacacacacacacacacacacacacaactacagcaCATGCTATTGCACTATcgctaaaataataaaataaaaaaaaaatatgtacagcTCCGGTTTGATCATCTTCAAAGCCACCACCTATTAATATCATTCTTACTTGAGATCACTCGTCCCCAATATAGCTCACACCTCCGCAACTTTTTCCTATTCAAGCACACGCACATATATCTCCACACAGAAATACTGACAAAATAATTCATCTTTGGCCAAAGTGAGAGGCTGCAGTGTGTGCAACAGTTGGGTAACACTGTTTTTCATTTCCCTTTGATGAATCTTACactcatacattcacacacatacaaataacaTGCAAAAACGCATGTTAGAATTAGTCCTTTAAATTTCAATACACATCAGAACTGAGAAGACTTACATTCTCTCAATTCATCAGTGTCCTTGTGAGGTCAggacacacatttacagtacaaactgtacaatcacacactcagatGGTGTAAATGGATGAAATGCTTCAAAATGGAACAAGGCATCAATAAATAGTGATGTAAGTCTCTGGTGAGCCTTCAGTCAGCGGCACCTGTCAATCACTCTTGGTGCTCTGTGTGGTGTCCAGATTGACCACCTGAAGCTCTGTCAGATTACTGTTACTGCCGCTGGACTGCTGGCCAATCACCATCTGTGAACAGTGGAATAGTAGCAGATGTAGATTAACCATTCAAAGTACCAGCTCGTATTTCAGCACACAGCATGCCACCAAATATGCAGTTTTGTGCTGTAACAGTagtacacaaatacacacgtGCTTTGTTGTAATGTTTTACAGCATTACAATCTAAGAGGACCAAATTgtgttttcattattcctgGTTAAATATGGACATCAAATCAAGGTCCAAACATTGAGAACATTGACTTGAGAACCTTTATTAGGGCCTTTTTGAACATTTCCccaactaaataaatacaagccGAAACTTATTAGatttacacctaaacctaataATAGTCTATGGAGAAACGTAGCAGCGCAAATTGTAGCTCATAATGTGTGACCATGTTACCAATTGTCACACACTGTGTCAAAGGGTTGACAAAGTTGATTTTTTCATTTCctattttcatttcatcttaTCTGGACTGTTTACAGTTAGTAGAGAACGCAGCTAGACCAGAGAAAAGGAATCCCTTCACCCAGATTgtagcctctttttttttactggctcCCTGTCTATTACAACATCCaatttaagcttttaatggtgtATGGCCTGCCTATATTACTGATCTGCTACTTCTGACTGGACCATGATCACAGCTGAAGTGTAAGGGTGACTATACTTTTGCAGTAACTGCACTGAGACTATTCCACTTTTCTTACTTTAGCAGTTTCAAATATTTTAGCTGTGTAAACTGTTTTGAAACTATTAAaatttgtatattgtatacttCTTATACCCAACATTTCTTGagttaaaatgaattataaatgaaataaactcaCTCAATATAGATTGTGAGCAAAAACCTAAAACAGATCAGACCGGTCTGTCCACactatttgatattttattccATGTTCTTTGAGTTCACTTATACTTCGGAGTTTAAGGCTTTGGAAAGCCTTCTTGATCATATGAAAAGAGCGTTTTCAAAGACAGTGCTAGTGCATGCAGTGCTCCTGAAAG
This sequence is a window from Pangasianodon hypophthalmus isolate fPanHyp1 chromosome 3, fPanHyp1.pri, whole genome shotgun sequence. Protein-coding genes within it:
- the tmem254 gene encoding transmembrane protein 254; amino-acid sequence: MAKSDGSSYFRRCSLFWIVTVTLSMGYYTWAVFWPEQLPYDTLGPLGALSEYLVKEYHSVMYKGWWLAWAVHLCEALVALKVCSDKGIDSPSTRLLWFVQTFLFGFASLGLLLKYKAGGRAKRH